CAAATAAAAGACGAATTCTTTGAAACTAACAACCCTTCATCATCAACATCTCTCATAATTCAGTTCTCCTTGCCCTCTACACTAATTTAAAGAAGGTAACTGTATCAAGGTTGTTGTCAGAGAGGGGTCGAAGATAACACGGGCATTATATTCATAGTTGCGGACAGCGGCACCCTTCCGAGTCCCCCTATCTTAGAGACCATGTTCATGCCTTTTTATTCCACCAAAAAGAAAAAAGGCGGCGTAGGCTTAGGGCTGTTTATCACCAAGCATATTATTGATGC
This Candidatus Hydrogenedentota bacterium DNA region includes the following protein-coding sequences:
- a CDS encoding HAMP domain-containing histidine kinase, with the protein product MYQGCCQRGVEDNTGIIFIVADSGTLPSPPILETMFMPFYSTKKKKGGVGLGLFITKHIIDAHEGTLTLDDSSVTTRFLVRIPSKASSFSTR